The genomic region AGTAGTAGGTAGACCACTTAAAGGTTTCAGATGCACCATGGAACTCTCTCCAATACGGTTACTGCTGGTGGAGCATTGGCCAGTCTCAGTCTCAGTTGCTTCATCGATTCTATTCAAATCCAGATCCAGCCCTCCGGAGCTGAGAACTGGTATAGACCCTGAGCTTTCTTTCAGCAATGTGGAGAATTTATTTACGGAATCAGTTGCCATACCAAGGGCCAATGCAGAGTCTCTAGAAGCAATTTCCTGAAGAACTCTTTCATCTGGCACATTCAAATCTATGTCCAACAGAGTGCGACCATGTTTGCTGGTAGAAGCATCACATGACAAACTTGTGGAAGTCAACGCCATTTCAATAACTTTTCTAGGTTCAGCTGGCCGAAATGCGCTAGTTGCAGCAGAACCCTTCCACCCGAGTTCCACTTTACTTCTCAATAAGTCCGCTGGAGGAACAAAGGGACCTTTGGCAGCAGCAGCCACCGTAATGGAACCAGGATGGCAACTAGGGATGGGATCTACAGAAAATGGGGGAGCGTTAATCATCGAACCACTGGTTGAATCAGTAGCTATTACACTGAAAGGCTCCTCATATTTCCCATCATCAAAGATGAGACCTTCATTTAAgtcaaactttatttttgaatcTTGAGCAGATGCGGGTGCAGCAGAAGAAGCCTCTCCAACAGTGGAAGCAGACTCCGCTTCATCCACTTCAACTCCAGCAGCCTTCGATCCTCTCAACTCATCATTCTTTTGTGCTTCATGGACCACAGGCACAGGAAATCCTCCCTCAGGGAGTGAATGATCAGCAATCTCTTCCTTATCAATGTTGACCTCCATATCATGACGCTTGAGATCATTACTACTGAAACACGAATCAGCAACACTATTGCCTTCAGTAGCTGTGTTTCTGTCAACTGGCCTACCAAAGTTCTCTCTTTCAGCACTGGTCATGGGACTCCTTGAATCCATTTCATCCATTTCTCTAACTTTGACTTCATTGCTAGCTTCAGACACTAGACTCTGGACAGCTGCAGTTTGTTGTAGCTTTTCATTACTAGCTTTCTGTGTAGCAGTAAATTTCTGCTGAGAGTGGGTTCCCATCTCCAATCCTTCATTTACATCATTCTTGCAGTCCTCAACACACGATTGATTTAACAATGCAACTTTAACCATTAAGCTCACGTTGTCTGTATCTAAAAGATCTTTACCAGCCTTGTGCTCAGTGTCAGTAGCATTAGTTCCATCACCTTTACAGTTTAGAATATTATCAGCACTAACATTATTTGGCGGGGCCTTTTCCTCCGGAATTCCTTTATTTCCCTCACCACCACTTATCTTGTCATTGGGGTCTGTATTTTGATTTGACCTCTCTGTAGTGGGGAACACAGGGTCCATGGTGCTTCCCAAGTATGTACTGACAGAGTCAAGAGGTTTATTGCGCTCTTTAACAGGTAGATCTGCAGAAGTATGGGCTGGACCATAAATTATATCAGTAGAACACACAAGTGATACTTGTTTAGGCAAATTCGAACCGTCTTCACACCCTAAACTACCATCTAAAGCAGCTTGCTTCTTGTCGTGACTTTCAGCATTATTGACAAGCTGATTTTGAAATCCTTGAACCTGATCTTCAGGTGACGACTTTGATTTTGCACTAAAGGAGACTTCCTGGACTGCAGGGGTGCTTCTTTCTGTTGAATCAGTTGGTGAAACTAATTCGGATCTGGACATTTCCCCAGTTGCCACACTAGCAAGTAAGTTCATTCCAACATCATCCTCAAGGGACAATGAAGAATGTGCTTCAGAATATTTAGCGCAGCTCTCAATTAAAGCATTCATGGGGCTGAAAGAAGCTTCATGCAACTTTGCTGACTTCACATCATTCTTCTTCGGGCCTTCAATTAATAAACTCCTGGAGTCCTCATTTGACATACTTTTCTCATCATCACGAAGACCTGCAGGTGATGCAGCACCATTACGAGATGCATCTTTTCGGTCATTGCTTTGACAAGAATCCACATTGATGTCAGATCGATATGCATCACTTTTCTCCTTCGGAGTAGTATCAAACTGCTCGACTTTGTCAGAAAGACCGGGAGAAGAAGTTCGGCTGCTCATAATAGAAGGATCCTCAGGACCACTGACACCTTGTGTGGGACTCCGCACCAGGTTTGGTATCTTAACAACAAGCTTATGATGGCAAGCTTCACTGGTGGGTCCCTCAAGAACCCTTTCACTTGTTAAAGCAGACTGCGATAACTTATCTGAAGCAGTACTTCTGTGTGCTAAAGAACTTCTGCTTGAACTGTTTTCTTTCTGACCAGAATTTACCGCTGCAAAACCACTGCCTTTTCGGTTACGAGAACTACTGCTTGATATCCTACCAGCAATGGCTGAAACTGCAGTGGAACTCCTGCCCTCCTCCTTAATAGAGATTGACTGACTATAACTATGAGACTGGTTAGAACTACTGCTCCTATCTTCCCTAGTTATAGGGGCATCAGGACTGCCACCAACAGAAATTCCAGGTTGGCTCTCCTTGCCAGATGTATGTGGTGATGCAGGCTTCACTGGCCCAGGAGATGAAGATGCagattttgtgatattttccCCATGCGAGGACTTTATAGAATTAGCTTTAGATGCGAACTGCTGTGTAATTGAGCTTTTCATGGCAACATCAGACCCAGTTGGAGTTTTCACGGCATGGGATGCCTCGGTAAGGCGTGATTTTGAAGACCACACAGATGTCCCTTGGGTTGAACCAGACTTTGCATCAATACTAATCATTTCTGCTTCAACACCTTTCTTCCATGTGTCAACTAAACTCCGTGCCTTCCTTTGAATTTCCACGTTTTTATTTGAACGTAGATGATTCACAGATCTGCCAATATTGCACATTTGAAGGGCATGAAGATTCACTGGAAGTTTATCAAGTGCACGAAGtaaaaccaaaagaaattcCTCAACAGATATATCACAATCCTTTGAACTATTACCACTGCCAACTTTTCCTTTATGGATGTCCTGGAGCCACTCATCCAATACAGGTAAACCTCTGAGCTGAACAAATCGCTGAAGGCACTCAACCTTCTCAGTGGCAGCTATTACACCGGCAAGCATCAAACGACTAGTCAAATCCATTTTTCTCTCCGCTCTATCAGATTGCATTAATTGGACAAGCTTCTCAATCCCTTCCAAATCCACAACTCC from Sesamum indicum cultivar Zhongzhi No. 13 linkage group LG3, S_indicum_v1.0, whole genome shotgun sequence harbors:
- the LOC105157397 gene encoding uncharacterized protein LOC105157397; the encoded protein is MSRTIKFVIFLQDGRKISVGDCALFKPPQDSPPFIGLIRWLTSKKDNNLHLGVNWLYRPAELRLGKGSLLDSAPNEIFYSFHKDEIPAASVLHPCKVAFLPRGAELPTGTSSFVCRRVYDIENKCLWWLTDQDYINELQEEVDQLLYKTRSEMHDHSADPVKRDRSSRTEDSGSAQYKAESSLKSDIARITENGGVVDLEGIEKLVQLMQSDRAERKMDLTSRLMLAGVIAATEKVECLQRFVQLRGLPVLDEWLQDIHKGKVGSGNSSKDCDISVEEFLLVLLRALDKLPVNLHALQMCNIGRSVNHLRSNKNVEIQRKARSLVDTWKKGVEAEMISIDAKSGSTQGTSVWSSKSRLTEASHAVKTPTGSDVAMKSSITQQFASKANSIKSSHGENITKSASSSPGPVKPASPHTSGKESQPGISVGGSPDAPITREDRSSSSNQSHSYSQSISIKEEGRSSTAVSAIAGRISSSSSRNRKGSGFAAVNSGQKENSSSRSSLAHRSTASDKLSQSALTSERVLEGPTSEACHHKLVVKIPNLVRSPTQGVSGPEDPSIMSSRTSSPGLSDKVEQFDTTPKEKSDAYRSDINVDSCQSNDRKDASRNGAASPAGLRDDEKSMSNEDSRSLLIEGPKKNDVKSAKLHEASFSPMNALIESCAKYSEAHSSLSLEDDVGMNLLASVATGEMSRSELVSPTDSTERSTPAVQEVSFSAKSKSSPEDQVQGFQNQLVNNAESHDKKQAALDGSLGCEDGSNLPKQVSLVCSTDIIYGPAHTSADLPVKERNKPLDSVSTYLGSTMDPVFPTTERSNQNTDPNDKISGGEGNKGIPEEKAPPNNVSADNILNCKGDGTNATDTEHKAGKDLLDTDNVSLMVKVALLNQSCVEDCKNDVNEGLEMGTHSQQKFTATQKASNEKLQQTAAVQSLVSEASNEVKVREMDEMDSRSPMTSAERENFGRPVDRNTATEGNSVADSCFSSNDLKRHDMEVNIDKEEIADHSLPEGGFPVPVVHEAQKNDELRGSKAAGVEVDEAESASTVGEASSAAPASAQDSKIKFDLNEGLIFDDGKYEEPFSVIATDSTSGSMINAPPFSVDPIPSCHPGSITVAAAAKGPFVPPADLLRSKVELGWKGSAATSAFRPAEPRKVIEMALTSTSLSCDASTSKHGRTLLDIDLNVPDERVLQEIASRDSALALGMATDSVNKFSTLLKESSGSIPVLSSGGLDLDLNRIDEATETETGQCSTSSNRIGESSMVHLKPLSGLPTTDVQRDFDLNDGPGVDDASMEHLSINQQVRVHIPSQLPSASPRMSNPGLGSFTSWFPPGYTNSTVAIPTIIPDRADQPFPVIPPGAPQRTFGSAGIAQFNPDVYRGSVLSSSPAVSFPSSPFQFPVFPFGPSFPLPSATFPVGATSYADSSSGAKLFAPPVNSQLLGSVGAISSQFQRPFMVSLPDSSSYGGLENNRKWGRQGLDLNAGPGAVESEVREDMLPPPSSQHSVASSQALTEDQARIYSMSGSILKRKEPEGGWDNESFRYKQSSWQ